A single region of the Halorubrum depositum genome encodes:
- the uvrA gene encoding excinuclease ABC subunit UvrA, with translation MSKDYIEVRGAEEHNLKDLDVRIPREEFTVVTGLSGSGKSSLAFDTVYAEGQRRYIESLSAYARNFLGQMDKPQVEAVEGLSPAISIDQKNAANNPRSTVGTVTELHDYLRLLYARIGTQYDPVTGEEVGEQSAQDMVAQILELPEGTRAKVAAPVVRDQKGAFEDLFEELVSDGYARVEVDGEPVDLTLDDPELDQNYDHTIDVIVDRVTVSPNARSRITDSVETALEEAGGALKLIVPDPPEDVPFASNTRSTGSLAEDADGDDRLVVEFSEELGNPNSDFQFSEIETRSFSFNSPYGACPECEGIGSTKEVDEGLVIEDPSKPLKHVFEPWSYDRTYYSRQLDNVADHFGVSLETPFEELDEAIRRQFLYGTDDLVHFEWTTKNGTREKTERFEGVIPNLERRHVETDSERARDHIEEFMAVTTCPECEGTRLKEQSRHVLVDGTPITEVNRMSIADARAHFEGMEARLGERDTTIAEEILKEIRARLGFMEEVGLEYLTLDREASTLSGGESQRIRLATQVGSGLVGVLYVLDEPSIGLHQRDNDRLLDTLTGLRDLGNTLVVVEHDEETMRRADEIIDMGPGPGKRGGEVVAQGDFDDIVAADESVTADYLAGRKEIPVPEERREPDGELTVRGARQHNLKDLDVSIPLGTLTTVTGVSGSGKSTLVHDVLYKGLAREMNDNTSVDPGEHDAIEGIEGVETVRLIDQSPIGRTPRSNPATYTDVFDYVRELFAETKLSKRRGYEKGRFSFNVKGGRCEECGGQGTVKIEMNFLSDVYVPCEQCGGARYNDETLDVTYKSATISDVLDMSVDEAYDFFESHQGLQRRLKLLKDVGLGYMELGQPSTTLSGGEAQRVKLAEELGKKATGDTLYLLDEPTTGLHKEDERKLIDVLHRLVDGGNTVVVIEHELDLVKNADRIVDLGPEGGEGGGELVASGTPEAVAREEDSHTGRYLRDLLPDVEIAGPRDDRRKPAAADDD, from the coding sequence ATGAGCAAGGACTACATCGAGGTCCGCGGCGCCGAGGAACACAACCTCAAGGACCTCGACGTCCGGATCCCGCGCGAGGAGTTCACCGTCGTCACCGGGCTCTCCGGGTCGGGGAAGTCGTCGCTCGCGTTCGACACGGTGTACGCCGAGGGACAGCGCCGGTACATCGAGTCGCTGTCGGCGTACGCCCGCAACTTCCTCGGACAGATGGACAAACCGCAGGTGGAGGCCGTCGAGGGACTCTCGCCCGCGATCTCCATCGACCAGAAGAACGCCGCGAACAACCCGCGCTCGACCGTGGGGACCGTCACCGAACTGCACGACTACCTCCGCCTGCTGTACGCCCGGATCGGCACCCAGTACGACCCCGTCACGGGCGAGGAGGTCGGCGAGCAGTCCGCCCAGGACATGGTGGCGCAGATCCTCGAACTCCCCGAGGGGACCCGCGCGAAGGTCGCCGCACCGGTCGTCCGCGACCAGAAGGGCGCCTTCGAGGACCTGTTCGAGGAGCTCGTGAGCGACGGGTACGCCCGCGTCGAGGTCGACGGCGAGCCCGTCGACCTGACGCTCGACGACCCCGAGCTCGACCAGAACTACGACCACACGATCGACGTGATCGTCGACCGCGTGACCGTCTCTCCCAACGCCCGCTCGCGGATCACCGATTCGGTCGAGACCGCCTTAGAGGAGGCCGGCGGCGCGCTCAAGCTGATCGTCCCGGACCCGCCCGAGGACGTCCCCTTCGCCTCCAACACGCGCTCGACCGGGTCGCTCGCCGAGGACGCCGACGGCGACGACCGGCTGGTCGTGGAGTTCTCCGAGGAGCTCGGCAACCCCAACTCCGACTTCCAGTTCTCCGAGATCGAGACGCGCTCGTTCTCCTTCAACAGCCCGTACGGCGCCTGTCCCGAGTGCGAGGGGATCGGCTCCACCAAGGAGGTCGACGAGGGCCTCGTGATCGAGGATCCCTCCAAACCCCTCAAGCACGTGTTCGAGCCGTGGAGTTACGACCGCACCTACTACTCCCGCCAGCTCGACAACGTCGCCGACCACTTCGGCGTCTCGCTGGAGACGCCCTTCGAGGAGTTAGACGAGGCGATCCGGCGGCAGTTCCTCTACGGCACCGACGACCTCGTCCACTTCGAGTGGACGACGAAGAACGGGACCCGCGAGAAGACCGAGCGCTTCGAGGGCGTCATTCCGAACTTAGAGCGCCGTCACGTCGAGACCGACTCCGAGCGCGCCCGCGACCACATCGAGGAGTTCATGGCCGTGACGACGTGCCCGGAGTGCGAGGGCACCCGCCTGAAAGAGCAGTCGCGGCACGTCCTCGTCGACGGCACCCCGATCACCGAGGTGAACCGGATGTCGATCGCCGACGCGCGCGCGCACTTCGAGGGGATGGAGGCGCGGCTCGGCGAGCGCGACACGACGATCGCCGAGGAGATCCTGAAGGAGATCCGCGCGCGGCTCGGCTTCATGGAGGAGGTCGGTCTGGAGTACCTCACGCTCGACCGCGAGGCGTCGACGCTCTCGGGCGGCGAGAGCCAGCGCATCCGGCTCGCGACGCAGGTCGGCTCCGGGCTCGTCGGCGTGCTGTACGTCTTAGACGAGCCGTCGATCGGGCTCCACCAGCGCGATAACGACCGCCTGCTCGACACGCTCACCGGGCTCCGAGACCTCGGGAACACCCTCGTCGTCGTCGAGCACGACGAGGAGACGATGCGCCGCGCCGACGAGATCATCGACATGGGGCCCGGCCCCGGCAAGCGCGGCGGCGAGGTGGTCGCGCAGGGCGACTTCGACGACATCGTCGCGGCCGACGAGTCGGTCACCGCCGACTACCTCGCGGGCCGGAAGGAGATCCCCGTGCCGGAGGAGCGCCGCGAGCCGGACGGGGAGCTGACGGTGCGGGGCGCCCGCCAGCACAACCTCAAGGACCTCGACGTGTCGATCCCGCTCGGCACGCTGACGACCGTCACCGGCGTCTCCGGCTCCGGGAAGTCGACGCTGGTCCACGACGTCCTTTATAAAGGACTCGCCCGCGAGATGAACGACAACACCTCCGTCGACCCCGGCGAGCACGACGCGATCGAGGGGATCGAGGGGGTCGAGACGGTGCGGCTCATCGACCAGTCGCCGATCGGCCGGACGCCCCGTTCGAACCCGGCGACGTACACCGACGTGTTCGACTACGTCCGTGAGCTGTTCGCGGAGACGAAGCTCTCGAAGCGCCGCGGCTACGAGAAGGGCCGCTTCTCGTTCAACGTGAAGGGCGGGCGCTGCGAGGAGTGCGGCGGTCAGGGAACCGTCAAGATCGAGATGAACTTCCTCTCGGACGTGTACGTCCCCTGCGAGCAGTGCGGCGGGGCGCGCTACAACGACGAGACGCTCGACGTCACGTATAAGAGCGCGACCATCTCCGACGTGCTCGACATGAGCGTCGACGAGGCGTACGACTTCTTCGAGAGCCACCAGGGGCTCCAGCGCCGGCTGAAGCTGCTGAAGGACGTCGGGCTGGGCTACATGGAGCTCGGCCAGCCCTCCACCACGCTCTCCGGCGGCGAGGCCCAGCGCGTGAAGCTCGCCGAGGAACTCGGAAAGAAGGCGACCGGCGACACCCTCTATCTGCTCGACGAGCCGACGACGGGGCTCCACAAGGAGGACGAGCGCAAGCTGATCGACGTGCTCCACCGCCTCGTCGACGGCGGCAACACGGTGGTCGTCATCGAACACGAGCTCGACTTGGTGAAGAACGCCGACCGCATCGTCGACCTCGGGCCCGAGGGCGGCGAGGGCGGCGGCGAGCTCGTCGCGAGCGGGACCCCGGAGGCTGTGGCCCGCGAGGAGGATTCCCACACCGGGCGGTACCTGCGCGACCTGCTCCCCGACGTCGAGATCGCGGGGCCGCGCGACGACCGCCGGAAGCCCGCGGCCGCGGACGACGACTGA
- a CDS encoding RidA family protein, with amino-acid sequence MREITTDDVPEALGPYSQGIVSGDTVHVSGKTGVDPDTGEAPDSVAEQTTQTLENVAAILEAAGTTSDAIVSATVYLTDMDDYDAVNEAYRSFLSAPYPARTCVEVSRLPAPLDVEITVTAELGDD; translated from the coding sequence ATGCGAGAGATCACGACAGACGACGTGCCGGAGGCCCTCGGTCCGTACTCGCAGGGGATCGTCTCCGGCGATACGGTCCACGTCTCCGGGAAGACGGGCGTGGACCCCGACACGGGCGAGGCCCCCGACTCCGTGGCCGAACAGACGACGCAGACGCTCGAAAACGTCGCCGCGATCCTGGAGGCGGCCGGGACCACCTCGGACGCGATCGTGTCGGCGACGGTCTACCTCACCGACATGGACGACTACGACGCGGTGAACGAGGCGTACCGGTCGTTCCTCTCGGCGCCGTACCCGGCGCGGACGTGCGTCGAGGTGTCCCGGCTCCCCGCGCCGCTCGACGTCGAGATCACGGTCACGGCGGAGCTCGGCGACGACTGA
- a CDS encoding MutS-related protein — MELEAIPGVGAKTADALRELDDPAGTVESGDVAAIARAPGVNEARAARIARGAIRRRHGDDGRVLATDRAREVYREAIDLLRERTVTDYAAKRLETFYPSASASRIDEAQSFVEAAVERDPDPAVREALAGVEPLTDPPTVRVRDRCLATADAETLARAESAVPELSVETVENARDVSELARSYATVIVLDEEFAGLDVEGDVHVRPDALDEPAETVPERLLAFFAANRERLEAAAAVHEAAALSSAADTDALRDALARLDDDGTIVGDEELERLTAAVDDLDAAVSTAESVADDRLREAIRERDVTIEGTDFLSLVEQGARVDSLLDRELADEYDEAMARAREHLADALRLEPEEAELADRVFGDDPSFPVDHDESAVSRLRTELAASRDRRAARLKAELASDLGDLREPVEALVRDALELDVELAIARFARDFDCVMPEVVGPNAGPDGDAGFRIEGGRSPLLDVDFADAEPVDYAVSGATLLSGVNSGGKTSTLDLVALVVVLAQMGMPVPAASVTVERFEEVHYYAKSQGTLDAGAFEATLRDFGDLVEGADGRLVLVDELESITEPGASAKIIAGILEALDGQDATAVFVSHLAREIRDAADFDVAVDGIEAEGLVDGELQVNRSPKKGHLARSTPELIVEKLAGDRDTDFYGDLLEKF; from the coding sequence ATGGAGCTGGAGGCGATCCCCGGCGTCGGGGCGAAGACGGCTGACGCGCTGCGCGAGCTCGACGACCCGGCCGGGACCGTCGAGTCGGGCGACGTCGCCGCGATCGCCCGCGCGCCCGGCGTCAACGAGGCCCGCGCGGCCCGGATCGCCCGCGGCGCGATCCGCCGGCGACACGGCGACGACGGCCGCGTGCTGGCGACCGACCGCGCCCGCGAGGTGTACCGGGAGGCGATCGACCTGCTGCGCGAGCGCACCGTCACCGACTACGCCGCCAAGCGGCTGGAGACGTTCTACCCGAGCGCCTCGGCCTCGCGGATCGACGAGGCGCAGTCGTTCGTCGAGGCGGCGGTCGAGCGCGACCCCGACCCCGCGGTCCGCGAGGCGCTCGCCGGCGTCGAACCCCTGACGGACCCGCCGACGGTCCGGGTGCGCGACCGCTGTCTCGCGACCGCCGACGCCGAGACGCTCGCCCGCGCTGAGTCCGCGGTCCCGGAGCTCTCGGTCGAGACCGTCGAGAACGCCCGCGACGTCTCCGAGCTCGCCCGATCGTACGCGACCGTGATCGTCTTAGACGAGGAGTTCGCCGGGCTCGACGTCGAGGGCGACGTCCACGTCCGGCCGGACGCCCTCGACGAGCCCGCGGAGACCGTCCCCGAGCGCCTGCTCGCCTTCTTCGCCGCGAACCGCGAGCGGCTGGAGGCGGCCGCGGCGGTCCACGAGGCGGCAGCCCTCTCATCCGCCGCGGACACGGACGCCCTCCGCGACGCCCTCGCGCGGCTCGACGACGACGGGACGATCGTCGGCGACGAGGAGCTGGAGCGACTCACCGCCGCCGTCGACGACCTCGACGCCGCGGTGTCGACCGCGGAGTCGGTCGCCGACGACCGCCTCAGGGAGGCGATCCGCGAGCGCGACGTGACCATCGAGGGGACCGACTTCCTCTCCTTAGTCGAGCAGGGCGCCCGCGTCGACTCGCTTCTGGACCGCGAGCTGGCCGACGAGTACGACGAGGCGATGGCCCGCGCCCGCGAACACCTCGCGGACGCGCTCCGCTTGGAGCCGGAGGAGGCGGAGCTCGCCGACCGCGTCTTCGGCGACGACCCCTCGTTCCCGGTCGACCACGACGAGAGCGCCGTCTCGCGGCTCCGCACCGAGCTCGCCGCGTCGCGCGACCGGCGGGCCGCCCGGCTGAAGGCGGAGCTGGCGAGCGACCTCGGCGACCTCCGCGAGCCGGTGGAGGCGCTCGTCCGCGACGCCCTCGAACTCGACGTCGAGCTCGCGATCGCGCGGTTCGCCCGCGACTTCGACTGCGTCATGCCCGAGGTGGTCGGGCCGAACGCGGGCCCCGACGGCGACGCGGGCTTCCGGATCGAGGGCGGCCGCTCACCCCTCCTCGACGTCGACTTCGCCGACGCCGAGCCGGTCGACTACGCCGTGTCGGGCGCGACGCTCCTCTCCGGCGTCAACTCCGGCGGGAAGACCTCCACGCTCGACCTCGTGGCGCTCGTCGTCGTCCTCGCCCAGATGGGGATGCCCGTGCCCGCCGCGTCGGTGACCGTCGAGCGCTTCGAGGAGGTCCACTACTACGCGAAGTCGCAGGGCACCCTCGACGCGGGCGCGTTCGAGGCGACGCTGCGCGACTTCGGCGACCTCGTCGAGGGCGCCGACGGCCGACTCGTCCTCGTCGACGAGCTGGAGTCGATCACGGAGCCCGGCGCCTCCGCGAAGATCATCGCCGGCATCCTCGAAGCGCTCGACGGCCAGGACGCGACCGCCGTCTTCGTCTCCCACCTCGCCCGCGAGATCCGCGACGCCGCCGACTTCGACGTCGCCGTCGACGGGATCGAGGCCGAGGGGCTCGTCGACGGCGAACTGCAGGTGAACCGCTCCCCGAAGAAGGGGCACCTCGCGCGGTCGACGCCGGAGCTCATCGTCGAGAAGCTCGCCGGCGACCGCGACACCGACTTCTACGGGGACTTACTGGAGAAGTTCTGA
- the larE gene encoding ATP-dependent sacrificial sulfur transferase LarE: MSHHTLAADGDELDPETAAKAAAARDALGERDGVLVAFSGGVDSAVVAAIARDALGDDAVACTARSETLPAAELDDANRVAGEIGIRHETVTFSELDDPNFVANDGDRCYHCRTMRLGRMYDAAKELGIGTVCDGTNADDPGEGHRPGLRAVEELDVFSPLLDAGISKAEVREIAEAYDLSVADKPSMACLSSRIPTGLEVTEARLTRVEKAERVLREWGFEGFRVRDHDGLARVEIAPDELERALDPAFADAVHEHLSDLGFDYVTLDMAGYRTGSVSPGGEGGEGAEGGADGEGGEEDDGDSDGGGDLDLGRQYPR, translated from the coding sequence ATGAGCCACCACACCCTCGCCGCCGACGGGGACGAACTCGACCCGGAGACGGCGGCGAAGGCGGCGGCCGCGCGCGACGCCCTCGGCGAGCGCGACGGCGTCCTCGTCGCCTTCTCGGGCGGCGTCGACTCCGCGGTCGTCGCCGCGATCGCGCGCGACGCCCTCGGCGACGACGCGGTCGCGTGCACGGCGCGGAGCGAGACCCTGCCGGCCGCGGAGCTCGACGACGCGAATCGAGTCGCGGGCGAGATCGGGATCCGCCACGAGACCGTGACGTTCTCCGAGCTCGACGACCCGAACTTCGTCGCCAACGACGGCGACCGCTGTTACCACTGCCGGACGATGCGGCTCGGCCGAATGTACGATGCGGCCAAGGAGCTGGGTATCGGCACCGTCTGCGACGGGACCAACGCCGACGACCCCGGCGAGGGGCACCGCCCCGGCCTGCGCGCGGTCGAGGAGCTGGACGTGTTCTCGCCGCTGCTGGACGCCGGAATTTCGAAGGCGGAGGTCCGCGAGATCGCCGAGGCGTACGACCTGTCGGTCGCCGACAAGCCGTCGATGGCCTGCCTCTCCTCGCGGATCCCGACCGGGCTGGAGGTGACCGAGGCGCGGCTGACCCGCGTGGAGAAGGCCGAGCGGGTGCTCCGCGAGTGGGGGTTCGAGGGGTTCCGCGTCCGCGACCACGACGGGCTCGCGCGCGTCGAGATCGCCCCGGACGAGCTGGAGCGCGCGCTCGATCCGGCGTTCGCCGACGCGGTCCACGAACACCTCTCCGACCTCGGCTTCGACTACGTCACCCTCGACATGGCCGGCTACCGGACCGGCAGCGTGAGCCCGGGCGGTGAGGGAGGCGAAGGAGCCGAAGGAGGCGCGGACGGCGAGGGAGGCGAGGAGGATGACGGCGACAGCGATGGGGGCGGCGACCTCGACCTCGGGCGGCAGTACCCGCGCTGA
- the mdh gene encoding malate dehydrogenase, whose product MTKVSVIGAAGTVGAAAGYNLALRDVVDELVFVDIPDQRETTIGQAADTNHGIAYDSNTTVRQGEYADTAGSDVVVITAGIPRQEGQTRIDLAGDNAPIMEDIGSSVAEHNDDFVTVTTSNPVDLLNRHLYEAGDRDRHKVVGFGGRLDSARFRYVLSERFDAPVKNVEATILGEHGDAQAPVFSKVRVDGRDPAFDADEKEQILADLQESAMDVISRKGATQWGPATGVAHTVEAILNDTGEVLPCSVVLDGEFGYEDTALGVPAKLGSNGVEEVVEWDLDEYEADLLDEAAEKLSEQYEKIA is encoded by the coding sequence GCTCGTCTTCGTCGACATCCCGGACCAGCGCGAGACGACGATTGGGCAGGCGGCCGACACGAACCACGGGATCGCCTACGACTCGAACACGACCGTCCGGCAGGGCGAGTACGCGGACACCGCCGGCTCGGACGTCGTCGTGATCACGGCCGGGATCCCGCGGCAGGAGGGGCAGACCCGGATCGACCTGGCGGGCGACAACGCGCCCATCATGGAGGACATCGGCTCCTCCGTCGCCGAGCACAACGACGACTTCGTCACCGTCACCACCTCGAACCCGGTCGACCTGCTGAACCGCCACCTGTACGAGGCGGGCGACCGCGACCGCCACAAGGTGGTCGGCTTCGGCGGGCGGCTCGACTCCGCGCGCTTCCGCTACGTCCTCTCCGAGCGCTTCGATGCGCCCGTGAAGAACGTCGAGGCGACGATCCTCGGCGAGCACGGCGACGCGCAGGCGCCCGTCTTCTCGAAGGTTCGCGTGGACGGTCGCGACCCCGCCTTCGACGCCGACGAGAAAGAGCAGATCCTCGCGGACCTCCAGGAGTCGGCGATGGACGTGATCAGCCGGAAGGGCGCTACGCAGTGGGGTCCGGCCACCGGCGTCGCGCACACGGTCGAGGCGATCCTGAACGACACCGGCGAGGTGCTCCCCTGCTCGGTCGTGCTCGACGGCGAGTTCGGCTACGAGGACACCGCGCTCGGCGTTCCCGCGAAGCTCGGTTCGAACGGCGTCGAGGAGGTCGTCGAGTGGGACCTCGACGAGTACGAGGCCGACCTGCTCGACGAGGCCGCCGAGAAGCTCTCCGAGCAGTACGAGAAGATCGCCTGA